From the genome of Nasonia vitripennis strain AsymCx chromosome 1, Nvit_psr_1.1, whole genome shotgun sequence, one region includes:
- the LOC100115054 gene encoding 1-phosphatidylinositol 4,5-bisphosphate phosphodiesterase isoform X3: MTKRFEFNWQIEVPEALRAGCVFDRWTEEKDNTEIELNCVFKVDEYGFFIYWQSEGKDGDVIELCQVSDIRAGGIPKDLKLYDKLCTKDGEQLEERSLTICSGVDYTNINYQHVVCPDAVTAKTWLDGIRSITHNVKANNVCPLTCLKKHWMRLRMLVDPNGKVPVKVVARTFASGKTEKLVYQCLSDLGLPSGKNDVIEPDDFTFDAFYALYHKICPRNDIEELFQSITQGKADTINLDQLITFLNEKQRDPTLNEILYPLYDEKRATEIINDYERNEKVRNQRRMSKDGFIRYLMSDENAPVFLDRLDVYMDMDQPLAHYYINSSHNTYLSGRQFGGKSSVEMYRQVLLAGCRCIELDCWDGKGEDEEPIITHGKAMCTVILFKDVIYAIRDTAFVTTDFPLILSFENHCSKAQQYKLAKYCDEVLGDLLLKEPLKDYPLEPGVPLPPPSALKRKILIKNKRLKLEVEKQELELFKQGQFVIEDDFKEDASAPPTITPIVEQQSVKDDVANDPVAAVATGQLKLSQQGESLELAAVQPYTGSTTNVHPWLSSMVNYAQPIKFQGFDVAEQKNIHYNMSSFSEATGLNHLKTSAIEFVNYNKRQMSRIYPKGTRADSSNYMPQVFWNAGCQMVSLNFQTSDLPMQLNQGKFEYNGSSGYLLKPDFMRRSDRSFDPFAESPVDGVIATQCSVQVIAGQFLSDKKVGTYVEVEMYGLPTDTIRKEFRTRTVPANGLNPVYNEEPFLFRKVVLPDLAALRFAVYDESNGKLLGQRIVPLDGLQSGYRHISLRTEANFPMSLPMLFCNIDIKIYVPDGFEELMDALSAPRASRKTETPQQTKMRGLGIEESDLKMNTESAPSRFPEAVKPREELNFEPITIEVLRHEKGYVKVTRKQQKELESLKKKHQKERFSIQKQQCGAIEKLIKGKNQTELSRDPTVRQAVSEQTSQWSRLAERQRREERDLMQAHLEERKSQLRKLCTLAQLAQQKQLNIRHEKEIKEMNARQARLSVESMREVMNDKTLKTRGIKEGRLREKQQNNTKKFMEERKVAQMVQNREKEKLKLIHEKQLEEVQKEMNGIMDMYKNEEMEYELGPKKEFYA, from the exons ATGACGAAGCGGTTCGAGTTCAACTGGCAAATCGAGGTGCCGGAGGCGCTTCGGGCCGGATGCGTCTTCGATCGATGGACCGAGGAGAAGGATAACACGGAAATTGAGTTAAACTGCGTGTTCAAGGTCGACGAGTACGGTTTCTTTATCTATTGGCAGAGCGAGGGAAag gATGGTGACGTAATTGAGTTGTGTCAAGTGAGTGACATACGCGCTGGCGGAATACCCAAG GACTTAAAGCTGTACGATAAACTGTGTACAAAAGATGGCGAGCAGCTGGAAGAAAGGAGCCTAACGATATGCTCCGGCGTGGACTACACCAATATCAATTATCAGCACGTCGTCTGTCCAGATGCCGTCACCGCCAAG ACGTGGCTGGATGGCATACGATCTATTACGCATAATGTGAAAGCCAACAATGTCTGCCCGCTGACGTGCCTAAAGAAACA TTGGATGCGACTTCGGATGCTGGTCGATCCAAATGGAAAAGTTCCCGTTAAGGTGGTAGCAAGGACATTTGCATCAGGGAAAACGGAGAAATTGGTTTATCAGTGCCTTTCTGATCTGGGCCTACCGAGTGGCAAg AATGATGTGATAGAGCCGGATGATTTCACGTTTGATGCATTTTATGCGCTGTATCATAAGATCTGCCCGAGAAACGATATCGAGGAGCTTTTTCAATCAAT aaCACAAGGCAAAGCCGATACTATTAATTTGGATCAATTGATAACctttttgaatgaaaagcaACGTGATCCAACGTTGAATGAAATCTTATATCCTTTGTACGATGAAAAGAGGGCGACAGAAATAATTAACGATTATGAACGAAATGAAAAAGTTAGAAATCAAA ggCGAATGAGCAAAGATGGATTTATAAGGTACCTGATGTCTGATGAAAATGCGCCAGTATTTTTGGATCGTTTGGATGTTTATATGGACATGGATCAACCATTAGcgcattattatataaattcaagTCACAATACATACCTCAGTGGGCGGCAATTTGGAGGAAAAAGCAGTGTAGAAATGTATAGACAAGTGCTGTTAGCGGGTTGCAg GTGTATCGAATTAGATTGTTGGGACGGTAAAGGAGAAGATGAAGAACCAATTATTACTCATGGCAAAGCTATGTGTActgttattttattcaaagatGTCATTTATGCTATACGAGATACTGCGTTTGTAACAACGGATTTTCCACTGATTTTGAGTTTCGAAAATCATTGCAGTAAAGCTCAACAGTACAAACTTGCTAAATACTGTGACGAAGTACTTGGGGATTTGCTTTTGAAAGAACCTTTAAAAGATTATCCG TTGGAACCAGGTGTACCACTTCCACCGCCTAGTGCTTTGaagagaaaaattttaataaagaaCAAGCGTCTAAAACTTGAAGTTGAAAAACAAGAATTAGAACTTTTTAAACAAGGCCAATTCGTAATAGAAGATGATTTTAAGGAAGATGCAAGTGCACCTCCAACTATTACACCAATAGTCGAACAGCAATCGGTAAAG GACGATGTAGCTAATGATCCGGTGGCTGCTGTAGCTACGGGTCAATTAAAACTGTCCCAGCAAGGCGAAAGTCTGGAACTGGCAGCCGTGCAACCATACACAGGTAGTACGACAAACGTACATCCTTGGCTTTCCTCTATGGTGAATTACGCACAGCCCATAAAATTTCAAGGTTTCGACGTCGCAGAAC aaaaaaatattcactACAACATGTCTTCCTTCTCGGAAGCTACTGGACtaaatcatttaaaaacttCAGCCATAGAATTTGTCAATTACAATAAACGCCAAATGAGTCGAATTTATCCAAAAGGTACAAGAGCTGATTCATCAAATTATATGCCACAA GTGTTTTGGAATGCTGGTTGTCAAATGGTTTCGTTAAACTTTCAAACTTCTGACTTACCAATGCAACTAAACCAAGGGAAATTTGAATACAATGGGTCTTCAggttatttattaaaaccaGATTTTATGAGAAGGTCTGACAGAAGTTTTGATCCTTTTGCGGAAAGTCCTGTCGATGGAGTAATAGCAACGCAATGTAGTGTACAA GTTATAGCTGGACAGTTTTTGTCAGACAAAAAAGTTGGCACATACGTGGAAGTAGAAATGTACGGACTTCCAACAGATACCATTCGTAAAGAGTTTCGTACTCGTACTGTTCCGGCAAACGGGTTAAATCCTGTTTATAATGAAGAACCATTTTTGTTCCGAAAAGTAGTACTACCAGATCTTGCAGCTTTACGATTTGCGGTGTACGACGAATCAAATGGAAAGCTTCTTGGTCAGAGGATCGTACCTTTGGATGGACTTCAGTCTGGCTATCGACACATTTCGCTTAGAACTGAGGCCAATTTTCCCATGTCTCTACCTATGCTTTTCTGCAATATTGACATCAAGATTTATGTTCCTGATGGATTTGAAG AACTGATGGATGCATTATCAGCGCCAAGAGCTTCAAGAAAAACCGAAACGCCTCAGCAAACGAAAATGCGAGGTCTAGGCATAGAAGAAAGTGATCTCAAAATGAATACTGAATCCGCACCTTCTCGTTTTCCTGAAGCGGTTAAACCTAGAG aggaattaaattttgaaccAATAACAATCGAAGTACTGCGCCATGAAAAAGGATATGTGAAAGTTACAAGGAAGCAGCAAAAAGAATTGGAATCCTTAAAGAAAAAACACCAGAAAGAACGATTCTCAATTCAAAAACAACAATGCGGAGCAATAGAAAAACTTATAAAAGGCAAAAA TCAGACGGAGCTTTCGCGAGATCCGACCGTCCGGCAAGCAGTATCGGAACAAACATCACAGTGGTCTCGTCTGGCAGAACGTCAACGCCGTGAAGAGCGCGATCTCATGCAGGCACATCTTGAGGAGCGCAAATCTCAACTCCGCAAGCTATGTACCTTAGCACAGCTAGCGCAACAAAAGCAGCTGAATATAAGACACGAGAAAGAGATTAAAGAAATGAATGCAAGGCAGGCAAGACTATCAGTTGAGAGTATGAGAGAAGTAATGAATGATAAAACATTGAAGACACGTGGTATCAAAGAAGGCAGACTCAGAGAGAAGCAACAGAACAACACTAAAAAGTTTATGGAGGAAAGAAAGGTAGCACAGATGGTACAAAAtagagaaaaggaaaaactcAAGCTTATACATGAGAAGCAGCTGGAAGAAGTACAAAAAGAAATGAACGGG attatggatatgtataaaaatgaagaaatgGAGTACGAATTAGGACCAAAAAAAGAGTTCTATGCATAA
- the LOC100115054 gene encoding 1-phosphatidylinositol 4,5-bisphosphate phosphodiesterase isoform X2, translating into MTKRFEFNWQIEVPEALRAGCVFDRWTEEKDNTEIELNCVFKVDEYGFFIYWQSEGKDGDVIELCQVSDIRAGGIPKDLKLYDKLCTKDGEQLEERSLTICSGVDYTNINYQHVVCPDAVTAKTWLDGIRSITHNVKANNVCPLTCLKKHWMRLRMLVDPNGKVPVKVVARTFASGKTEKLVYQCLSDLGLPSGKNDVIEPDDFTFDAFYALYHKICPRNDIEELFQSITQGKADTINLDQLITFLNEKQRDPTLNEILYPLYDEKRATEIINDYERNEKVRNQRRMSKDGFIRYLMSDENAPVFLDRLDVYMDMDQPLAHYYINSSHNTYLSGRQFGGKSSVEMYRQVLLAGCRCIELDCWDGKGEDEEPIITHGKAMCTVILFKDVIYAIRDTAFVTTDFPLILSFENHCSKAQQYKLAKYCDEVLGDLLLKEPLKDYPLEPGVPLPPPSALKRKILIKNKRLKLEVEKQELELFKQGQFVIEDDFKEDASAPPTITPIVEQQSDDVANDPVAAVATGQLKLSQQGESLELAAVQPYTGSTTNVHPWLSSMVNYAQPIKFQGFDVAEQKNIHYNMSSFSEATGLNHLKTSAIEFVNYNKRQMSRIYPKGTRADSSNYMPQVFWNAGCQMVSLNFQTSDLPMQLNQGKFEYNGSSGYLLKPDFMRRSDRSFDPFAESPVDGVIATQCSVQVIAGQFLSDKKVGTYVEVEMYGLPTDTIRKEFRTRTVPANGLNPVYNEEPFLFRKVVLPDLAALRFAVYDESNGKLLGQRIVPLDGLQSGYRHISLRTEANFPMSLPMLFCNIDIKIYVPDGFEELMDALSAPRASRKTETPQQTKMRGLGIEESDLKMNTESAPSRFPEAVKPREELNFEPITIEVLRHEKGYVKVTRKQQKELESLKKKHQKERFSIQKQQCGAIEKLIKGKNLRHCSQTELSRDPTVRQAVSEQTSQWSRLAERQRREERDLMQAHLEERKSQLRKLCTLAQLAQQKQLNIRHEKEIKEMNARQARLSVESMREVMNDKTLKTRGIKEGRLREKQQNNTKKFMEERKVAQMVQNREKEKLKLIHEKQLEEVQKEMNGIMDMYKNEEMEYELGPKKEFYA; encoded by the exons ATGACGAAGCGGTTCGAGTTCAACTGGCAAATCGAGGTGCCGGAGGCGCTTCGGGCCGGATGCGTCTTCGATCGATGGACCGAGGAGAAGGATAACACGGAAATTGAGTTAAACTGCGTGTTCAAGGTCGACGAGTACGGTTTCTTTATCTATTGGCAGAGCGAGGGAAag gATGGTGACGTAATTGAGTTGTGTCAAGTGAGTGACATACGCGCTGGCGGAATACCCAAG GACTTAAAGCTGTACGATAAACTGTGTACAAAAGATGGCGAGCAGCTGGAAGAAAGGAGCCTAACGATATGCTCCGGCGTGGACTACACCAATATCAATTATCAGCACGTCGTCTGTCCAGATGCCGTCACCGCCAAG ACGTGGCTGGATGGCATACGATCTATTACGCATAATGTGAAAGCCAACAATGTCTGCCCGCTGACGTGCCTAAAGAAACA TTGGATGCGACTTCGGATGCTGGTCGATCCAAATGGAAAAGTTCCCGTTAAGGTGGTAGCAAGGACATTTGCATCAGGGAAAACGGAGAAATTGGTTTATCAGTGCCTTTCTGATCTGGGCCTACCGAGTGGCAAg AATGATGTGATAGAGCCGGATGATTTCACGTTTGATGCATTTTATGCGCTGTATCATAAGATCTGCCCGAGAAACGATATCGAGGAGCTTTTTCAATCAAT aaCACAAGGCAAAGCCGATACTATTAATTTGGATCAATTGATAACctttttgaatgaaaagcaACGTGATCCAACGTTGAATGAAATCTTATATCCTTTGTACGATGAAAAGAGGGCGACAGAAATAATTAACGATTATGAACGAAATGAAAAAGTTAGAAATCAAA ggCGAATGAGCAAAGATGGATTTATAAGGTACCTGATGTCTGATGAAAATGCGCCAGTATTTTTGGATCGTTTGGATGTTTATATGGACATGGATCAACCATTAGcgcattattatataaattcaagTCACAATACATACCTCAGTGGGCGGCAATTTGGAGGAAAAAGCAGTGTAGAAATGTATAGACAAGTGCTGTTAGCGGGTTGCAg GTGTATCGAATTAGATTGTTGGGACGGTAAAGGAGAAGATGAAGAACCAATTATTACTCATGGCAAAGCTATGTGTActgttattttattcaaagatGTCATTTATGCTATACGAGATACTGCGTTTGTAACAACGGATTTTCCACTGATTTTGAGTTTCGAAAATCATTGCAGTAAAGCTCAACAGTACAAACTTGCTAAATACTGTGACGAAGTACTTGGGGATTTGCTTTTGAAAGAACCTTTAAAAGATTATCCG TTGGAACCAGGTGTACCACTTCCACCGCCTAGTGCTTTGaagagaaaaattttaataaagaaCAAGCGTCTAAAACTTGAAGTTGAAAAACAAGAATTAGAACTTTTTAAACAAGGCCAATTCGTAATAGAAGATGATTTTAAGGAAGATGCAAGTGCACCTCCAACTATTACACCAATAGTCGAACAGCAATCG GACGATGTAGCTAATGATCCGGTGGCTGCTGTAGCTACGGGTCAATTAAAACTGTCCCAGCAAGGCGAAAGTCTGGAACTGGCAGCCGTGCAACCATACACAGGTAGTACGACAAACGTACATCCTTGGCTTTCCTCTATGGTGAATTACGCACAGCCCATAAAATTTCAAGGTTTCGACGTCGCAGAAC aaaaaaatattcactACAACATGTCTTCCTTCTCGGAAGCTACTGGACtaaatcatttaaaaacttCAGCCATAGAATTTGTCAATTACAATAAACGCCAAATGAGTCGAATTTATCCAAAAGGTACAAGAGCTGATTCATCAAATTATATGCCACAA GTGTTTTGGAATGCTGGTTGTCAAATGGTTTCGTTAAACTTTCAAACTTCTGACTTACCAATGCAACTAAACCAAGGGAAATTTGAATACAATGGGTCTTCAggttatttattaaaaccaGATTTTATGAGAAGGTCTGACAGAAGTTTTGATCCTTTTGCGGAAAGTCCTGTCGATGGAGTAATAGCAACGCAATGTAGTGTACAA GTTATAGCTGGACAGTTTTTGTCAGACAAAAAAGTTGGCACATACGTGGAAGTAGAAATGTACGGACTTCCAACAGATACCATTCGTAAAGAGTTTCGTACTCGTACTGTTCCGGCAAACGGGTTAAATCCTGTTTATAATGAAGAACCATTTTTGTTCCGAAAAGTAGTACTACCAGATCTTGCAGCTTTACGATTTGCGGTGTACGACGAATCAAATGGAAAGCTTCTTGGTCAGAGGATCGTACCTTTGGATGGACTTCAGTCTGGCTATCGACACATTTCGCTTAGAACTGAGGCCAATTTTCCCATGTCTCTACCTATGCTTTTCTGCAATATTGACATCAAGATTTATGTTCCTGATGGATTTGAAG AACTGATGGATGCATTATCAGCGCCAAGAGCTTCAAGAAAAACCGAAACGCCTCAGCAAACGAAAATGCGAGGTCTAGGCATAGAAGAAAGTGATCTCAAAATGAATACTGAATCCGCACCTTCTCGTTTTCCTGAAGCGGTTAAACCTAGAG aggaattaaattttgaaccAATAACAATCGAAGTACTGCGCCATGAAAAAGGATATGTGAAAGTTACAAGGAAGCAGCAAAAAGAATTGGAATCCTTAAAGAAAAAACACCAGAAAGAACGATTCTCAATTCAAAAACAACAATGCGGAGCAATAGAAAAACTTATAAAAGGCAAAAA CCTTCGGCATTGCAGTCAGACGGAGCTTTCGCGAGATCCGACCGTCCGGCAAGCAGTATCGGAACAAACATCACAGTGGTCTCGTCTGGCAGAACGTCAACGCCGTGAAGAGCGCGATCTCATGCAGGCACATCTTGAGGAGCGCAAATCTCAACTCCGCAAGCTATGTACCTTAGCACAGCTAGCGCAACAAAAGCAGCTGAATATAAGACACGAGAAAGAGATTAAAGAAATGAATGCAAGGCAGGCAAGACTATCAGTTGAGAGTATGAGAGAAGTAATGAATGATAAAACATTGAAGACACGTGGTATCAAAGAAGGCAGACTCAGAGAGAAGCAACAGAACAACACTAAAAAGTTTATGGAGGAAAGAAAGGTAGCACAGATGGTACAAAAtagagaaaaggaaaaactcAAGCTTATACATGAGAAGCAGCTGGAAGAAGTACAAAAAGAAATGAACGGG attatggatatgtataaaaatgaagaaatgGAGTACGAATTAGGACCAAAAAAAGAGTTCTATGCATAA
- the LOC100115054 gene encoding 1-phosphatidylinositol 4,5-bisphosphate phosphodiesterase isoform X1, with amino-acid sequence MTKRFEFNWQIEVPEALRAGCVFDRWTEEKDNTEIELNCVFKVDEYGFFIYWQSEGKDGDVIELCQVSDIRAGGIPKDLKLYDKLCTKDGEQLEERSLTICSGVDYTNINYQHVVCPDAVTAKTWLDGIRSITHNVKANNVCPLTCLKKHWMRLRMLVDPNGKVPVKVVARTFASGKTEKLVYQCLSDLGLPSGKNDVIEPDDFTFDAFYALYHKICPRNDIEELFQSITQGKADTINLDQLITFLNEKQRDPTLNEILYPLYDEKRATEIINDYERNEKVRNQRRMSKDGFIRYLMSDENAPVFLDRLDVYMDMDQPLAHYYINSSHNTYLSGRQFGGKSSVEMYRQVLLAGCRCIELDCWDGKGEDEEPIITHGKAMCTVILFKDVIYAIRDTAFVTTDFPLILSFENHCSKAQQYKLAKYCDEVLGDLLLKEPLKDYPLEPGVPLPPPSALKRKILIKNKRLKLEVEKQELELFKQGQFVIEDDFKEDASAPPTITPIVEQQSVKDDVANDPVAAVATGQLKLSQQGESLELAAVQPYTGSTTNVHPWLSSMVNYAQPIKFQGFDVAEQKNIHYNMSSFSEATGLNHLKTSAIEFVNYNKRQMSRIYPKGTRADSSNYMPQVFWNAGCQMVSLNFQTSDLPMQLNQGKFEYNGSSGYLLKPDFMRRSDRSFDPFAESPVDGVIATQCSVQVIAGQFLSDKKVGTYVEVEMYGLPTDTIRKEFRTRTVPANGLNPVYNEEPFLFRKVVLPDLAALRFAVYDESNGKLLGQRIVPLDGLQSGYRHISLRTEANFPMSLPMLFCNIDIKIYVPDGFEELMDALSAPRASRKTETPQQTKMRGLGIEESDLKMNTESAPSRFPEAVKPREELNFEPITIEVLRHEKGYVKVTRKQQKELESLKKKHQKERFSIQKQQCGAIEKLIKGKNLRHCSQTELSRDPTVRQAVSEQTSQWSRLAERQRREERDLMQAHLEERKSQLRKLCTLAQLAQQKQLNIRHEKEIKEMNARQARLSVESMREVMNDKTLKTRGIKEGRLREKQQNNTKKFMEERKVAQMVQNREKEKLKLIHEKQLEEVQKEMNGIMDMYKNEEMEYELGPKKEFYA; translated from the exons ATGACGAAGCGGTTCGAGTTCAACTGGCAAATCGAGGTGCCGGAGGCGCTTCGGGCCGGATGCGTCTTCGATCGATGGACCGAGGAGAAGGATAACACGGAAATTGAGTTAAACTGCGTGTTCAAGGTCGACGAGTACGGTTTCTTTATCTATTGGCAGAGCGAGGGAAag gATGGTGACGTAATTGAGTTGTGTCAAGTGAGTGACATACGCGCTGGCGGAATACCCAAG GACTTAAAGCTGTACGATAAACTGTGTACAAAAGATGGCGAGCAGCTGGAAGAAAGGAGCCTAACGATATGCTCCGGCGTGGACTACACCAATATCAATTATCAGCACGTCGTCTGTCCAGATGCCGTCACCGCCAAG ACGTGGCTGGATGGCATACGATCTATTACGCATAATGTGAAAGCCAACAATGTCTGCCCGCTGACGTGCCTAAAGAAACA TTGGATGCGACTTCGGATGCTGGTCGATCCAAATGGAAAAGTTCCCGTTAAGGTGGTAGCAAGGACATTTGCATCAGGGAAAACGGAGAAATTGGTTTATCAGTGCCTTTCTGATCTGGGCCTACCGAGTGGCAAg AATGATGTGATAGAGCCGGATGATTTCACGTTTGATGCATTTTATGCGCTGTATCATAAGATCTGCCCGAGAAACGATATCGAGGAGCTTTTTCAATCAAT aaCACAAGGCAAAGCCGATACTATTAATTTGGATCAATTGATAACctttttgaatgaaaagcaACGTGATCCAACGTTGAATGAAATCTTATATCCTTTGTACGATGAAAAGAGGGCGACAGAAATAATTAACGATTATGAACGAAATGAAAAAGTTAGAAATCAAA ggCGAATGAGCAAAGATGGATTTATAAGGTACCTGATGTCTGATGAAAATGCGCCAGTATTTTTGGATCGTTTGGATGTTTATATGGACATGGATCAACCATTAGcgcattattatataaattcaagTCACAATACATACCTCAGTGGGCGGCAATTTGGAGGAAAAAGCAGTGTAGAAATGTATAGACAAGTGCTGTTAGCGGGTTGCAg GTGTATCGAATTAGATTGTTGGGACGGTAAAGGAGAAGATGAAGAACCAATTATTACTCATGGCAAAGCTATGTGTActgttattttattcaaagatGTCATTTATGCTATACGAGATACTGCGTTTGTAACAACGGATTTTCCACTGATTTTGAGTTTCGAAAATCATTGCAGTAAAGCTCAACAGTACAAACTTGCTAAATACTGTGACGAAGTACTTGGGGATTTGCTTTTGAAAGAACCTTTAAAAGATTATCCG TTGGAACCAGGTGTACCACTTCCACCGCCTAGTGCTTTGaagagaaaaattttaataaagaaCAAGCGTCTAAAACTTGAAGTTGAAAAACAAGAATTAGAACTTTTTAAACAAGGCCAATTCGTAATAGAAGATGATTTTAAGGAAGATGCAAGTGCACCTCCAACTATTACACCAATAGTCGAACAGCAATCGGTAAAG GACGATGTAGCTAATGATCCGGTGGCTGCTGTAGCTACGGGTCAATTAAAACTGTCCCAGCAAGGCGAAAGTCTGGAACTGGCAGCCGTGCAACCATACACAGGTAGTACGACAAACGTACATCCTTGGCTTTCCTCTATGGTGAATTACGCACAGCCCATAAAATTTCAAGGTTTCGACGTCGCAGAAC aaaaaaatattcactACAACATGTCTTCCTTCTCGGAAGCTACTGGACtaaatcatttaaaaacttCAGCCATAGAATTTGTCAATTACAATAAACGCCAAATGAGTCGAATTTATCCAAAAGGTACAAGAGCTGATTCATCAAATTATATGCCACAA GTGTTTTGGAATGCTGGTTGTCAAATGGTTTCGTTAAACTTTCAAACTTCTGACTTACCAATGCAACTAAACCAAGGGAAATTTGAATACAATGGGTCTTCAggttatttattaaaaccaGATTTTATGAGAAGGTCTGACAGAAGTTTTGATCCTTTTGCGGAAAGTCCTGTCGATGGAGTAATAGCAACGCAATGTAGTGTACAA GTTATAGCTGGACAGTTTTTGTCAGACAAAAAAGTTGGCACATACGTGGAAGTAGAAATGTACGGACTTCCAACAGATACCATTCGTAAAGAGTTTCGTACTCGTACTGTTCCGGCAAACGGGTTAAATCCTGTTTATAATGAAGAACCATTTTTGTTCCGAAAAGTAGTACTACCAGATCTTGCAGCTTTACGATTTGCGGTGTACGACGAATCAAATGGAAAGCTTCTTGGTCAGAGGATCGTACCTTTGGATGGACTTCAGTCTGGCTATCGACACATTTCGCTTAGAACTGAGGCCAATTTTCCCATGTCTCTACCTATGCTTTTCTGCAATATTGACATCAAGATTTATGTTCCTGATGGATTTGAAG AACTGATGGATGCATTATCAGCGCCAAGAGCTTCAAGAAAAACCGAAACGCCTCAGCAAACGAAAATGCGAGGTCTAGGCATAGAAGAAAGTGATCTCAAAATGAATACTGAATCCGCACCTTCTCGTTTTCCTGAAGCGGTTAAACCTAGAG aggaattaaattttgaaccAATAACAATCGAAGTACTGCGCCATGAAAAAGGATATGTGAAAGTTACAAGGAAGCAGCAAAAAGAATTGGAATCCTTAAAGAAAAAACACCAGAAAGAACGATTCTCAATTCAAAAACAACAATGCGGAGCAATAGAAAAACTTATAAAAGGCAAAAA CCTTCGGCATTGCAGTCAGACGGAGCTTTCGCGAGATCCGACCGTCCGGCAAGCAGTATCGGAACAAACATCACAGTGGTCTCGTCTGGCAGAACGTCAACGCCGTGAAGAGCGCGATCTCATGCAGGCACATCTTGAGGAGCGCAAATCTCAACTCCGCAAGCTATGTACCTTAGCACAGCTAGCGCAACAAAAGCAGCTGAATATAAGACACGAGAAAGAGATTAAAGAAATGAATGCAAGGCAGGCAAGACTATCAGTTGAGAGTATGAGAGAAGTAATGAATGATAAAACATTGAAGACACGTGGTATCAAAGAAGGCAGACTCAGAGAGAAGCAACAGAACAACACTAAAAAGTTTATGGAGGAAAGAAAGGTAGCACAGATGGTACAAAAtagagaaaaggaaaaactcAAGCTTATACATGAGAAGCAGCTGGAAGAAGTACAAAAAGAAATGAACGGG attatggatatgtataaaaatgaagaaatgGAGTACGAATTAGGACCAAAAAAAGAGTTCTATGCATAA